The following are encoded together in the Lathyrus oleraceus cultivar Zhongwan6 chromosome 3, CAAS_Psat_ZW6_1.0, whole genome shotgun sequence genome:
- the LOC127130954 gene encoding uncharacterized protein LOC127130954, with amino-acid sequence MTGVSCTLKYRKLTPCFISHYHILKRVGELEYIVSLPPSLSSLHSVFHVSQLQKYVPDPSHVIQTDDVQVRYKLAVEASPLQIEDREVKHLRVKEIASMKVVWGEPVGGSMTWELESRMRESYLELL; translated from the coding sequence ATGACTGGTGTTAGTTGTACTTTGAAATATAGAAAACTCACGCCGTGTTTCATTAGTCATTATCATATTTTAAAGAGAGTAGGAGAACTGGAATATATAGTTTCCTTACCACCATCTCTTTCGAGTCTTCATAgtgtgtttcatgtgtctcaacTTCAGAAGTATGTTCcagatccgtctcatgtgatTCAAACGGATGATGTGCAAGTGAGATATAAATTGGCCGTTGAGGCATCACCTTTGCAGATTGAGGATCGTGAAGTGAAACACTTGAGAgttaaggagattgcttcaatGAAGGTAGTGTGGGGAGAACCTGTTGGTGGGAGTATGACGTGGGAGCTCGAGAGTCGTATGCGAGAATCTTATCTAGAGCTActttga
- the LOC127130956 gene encoding uncharacterized protein LOC127130956 — protein MPQGYMPTGYHPQNTEALVVTDVMYVPPPVVHTTPYNEENIYHAAPNKVVGVDERLERFQDQILEMKREINALRGKDLFGKTASELQLVPNVQILPKFKVPDFDKYKGNSCPQSHLVMYARNMSTQTNNHQLLIHYFQDSLTGVALKGYMGLDSTKIRTFNDLGEAFVRQYKYNVDMAPDRDQLQTMSQKDKESFKKYAQRWCEIAAQIFPPLEEKEITKIVLKTLSSFYYDRMIDSVSSDFTEMVNMSMRLEEAVREGRLTKEADDSSHVKKLTNNFSKKKDSDVSIISYGRQRRKYQHVAAVSPIICPPMVAPIYQPQFSHQHQQRYPQQHQQ, from the coding sequence ATGCCTCAGGGTTATATGCCAACTGGATACCACCCTCAAAACACTGAAGCTCTAGTAGTGACTGATGTGATGTATGTACCTCCTCCTGTGGTGCATACGACTCCTTATAATGAAGAAAACATTTATCACGCTGCTCCAAACAAAGTTGTGGGAGTAGATGAAAGGTTAGAGAGATTTCAAGATCAGATCttagaaatgaaaagggaaatcAACGCTCTTCGAGGTAAGGATCTTTTTGGTAAGACCGCTTCCGAACTCCAATTGGTTCCTAATGTTCAAATTCTTCCCAAATTCAAAGTACCAGACTTCGATAAATACAAAGGAAATTCATGTCCTCAaagtcatttggtgatgtatgctaGGAATATGTCCACTCAGACTAACAACCATCAGCTtctgatccactactttcaagatagtttAACTGGTGTCGCTCTTAAAGggtacatgggcttggacagcACAAAGATCCGTACTTTCAACGACCTCGGTGAAGCTTTTGTTCgtcaatataaatataatgtagaTATGGCTCCGGACAGAGATCAACTTCAGaccatgtctcagaaagacaaagagagTTTCAAGAAATATGCTCAAAGGTGGTGTGAAATTGCTGCACAAATTTTCCCTCCACTTGAAGAGAAAGAGATTACTAAAATCGttttgaaaactctgagttcattctactatgaCCGCATGATCGACAGCGTATCCAgtgatttcaccgagatggtaaacatgaGCATGCGACTTGAGGAAGcagtccgagagggacgtttgaCTAAGGAAGCCGACGATTCTAGTCATGTTAAGAAACTCACCAACAATTTCTCCAAGAAGAAAGATTCGGATGTTAGTATCATTTCATATGGTAGACAAAGAAGAAAGTATCAACATGTTGCAGCCGTTTCACCAATCATTTGTCCACCAATGGTAGCGCCAATTTATCAGCCACAGTTCTCGCATCAACATCAACAACGGTATCCTCAACAGCATCAGCAGTAA